The following coding sequences are from one Osmia bicornis bicornis chromosome 2, iOsmBic2.1, whole genome shotgun sequence window:
- the LOC114875830 gene encoding uncharacterized protein LOC114875830: protein MEQSMMIINSHSQDDQMIRKETEPWFNEQNLNINQEQPLSSETPYYKYQNNIGIPVGISTNIQWWRDSSITNIVMQSEYQPEIARSSNCSLMNHCISAQLSDQLEEVELNSTKPMKSKQLKKSKTMKVCREPLKRTKNPEMWKVNVKKNARLRGEEYIGVGGKIVPAKTMGPPCKCRIRCTEKIDEVSREELHNVFWKTCSWEQRKQYVALLVKESPKQRTRCRGNVKSEHRRQVTFTYSLLLKGEFITVCKCMFLSTFSVSEKFVRHVMEKKRISPGGIIGPDQRGKHTPKTKKSESVKDRVREHIRSFPTEKLINPKNRIEKGYLDSRLSIAAMHKLYVLKCKEEGVSESDIVKESYYREMFKTEFNLGFEREESKDGKQLPGII from the exons atggAGCAAAGTATGATGATAATAAATTCCCATAGTCAGGATGATCAGATgataagaaaagaaacagaacCTTGGTTCAACgaacaaaatttaaacataaaTCAAGAACAGCCATTATCATCTGAGACACCTTATTATAAATATCAGAATAATATAG GTATTCCAGTTGGTATATCGACAAATATTCAATGGTGGAGAGATTCGTCGATCACAAATATAGTAATGCAATCCGAGTATCAACCGGAAATAGCTCGTTCATCAAATTGCTCATTAATGA ATCACTGCATAAGTGCTCAGTTATCAGATCAATTAGAAGAGGTAGAGTTAAACTCAACAAAACCTATGAAATctaaacaattgaaaaaatcaaaaacaatgAAGGTATGTAGAGAACCTTTAAAACGTACAAAAAATCCAGAAATGTGGAAAgtaaatgtaaaaaagaatGCTAGACTAAGAGGTGAAGAATACATTGGAGTTGGAG GAAAAATAGTACCAGCAAAAACCATGGGGCCACCTTGTAAATGTCGCATACGTTGTACCGAAAAAATTGATGAAGTATCTCGAGAAGAGTTGCATAATGTTTTTTGGAAAACATGCAGCTGGGAACAAAGAAAACAGTATGTTGCATTATTAGTCAAGGAATCTCCAAAGCAACGAACTCGGTGTCGCGGAAATGTTAAATCGGAACATCGTAGACAAGTTACTTTCACTTACTCTCTTTTATTAAAAGGAGAGTTTATCACAGTGTGTAAGTGCATGTTCCTAAGTACTTTTTCAGTGTCTGAGAAATTTGTGCGACACGTAATGGAGAAAAAAAGGATATCTCCTGGAGGAATTATAGGGCCAGACCAAAGAGGAAAGCATAcaccaaaaacaaaaaagagcGAAAGTGTTAAGGATAGAGTGCGCGAACATATTAGATCATTTCCAAcggaaaaattgataaatccAAAAAATCGTATAGAAAAAGGATATCTAGACTCTAGATTAAGTATAGCCGCTATGCATAAACTTTATGTGTTAAAATGTAAAGAAGAAGGCGTTTCTGAAAGTGATATAGTTAAGGAAAGTTATTACAGGGAAATGTTTAAGACGGAATTTAATCTTGGTTTTGAACGAGAAGAATCTAAAGATGGCAAACAGTTACCAGGTATTATTTAA
- the LOC114875831 gene encoding pyrroline-5-carboxylate reductase isoform X1: MTAGLKTMELLRLGRRVRRRLNARNVSDQLLADGEEKRKRISLNIDTKMLKIGFLGGGKMAQALAKGFIRAGLSKGDMMLASCLPNDMGSIEAFKEIGSNTVHSNGPVVDHGDVLILSVKPQVVPKVLPDLKNYRKLLLSIAMGIPLSTLEKALPQGTPVIRVMPNTPALVGCGATVYARGKSVGDKEAEIAEKLFSAVGFCEEVPENVIDPVTALAGSGPAYVYMMIEALADGGVKMGLMRHTAYKLAAQTVLGAATMVRDTNTHPGQLKDDVASPAGSTITGIHYLEQHGLRSAVIGAVEAATKRCKEVSSSSEERQD, from the exons ATGACTGCAGGATTGAAGACAATGGAGTTATTACGATTAGGACGACGAGTTCGTCGACGTTTAAACGCACGAAATG TGAGCGATCAACTTCTCGCTGACGgcgaagagaaaaggaaaaggatcTCCTTGAACATTGACACGAAGATGTTGAAAATTGGATTTCTGGGTGGTGGAAAAATGGCCCAAGCTCTGGCCAAAGGTTTCATTCGAGCAG GATTAAGTAAAGGTGATATGATGCTGGCCAGCTGTCTTCCAAACGACATGGGTAGCATAGAAGCGTTTAAG GAAATAGGATCAAACACGGTACATTCGAATGGACCAGTCGTTGATCACGGTGATGTTCTAATTTTATCGGTAAAACCACAAGTGGTTCCGAAAGTTCTTCCAGATTTAAAAAACTATAGGAAACTTTTACTGTCTATTGCTATGGGTATTCCGCTGTCAACACTGGAGAAG GCTCTTCCGCAAGGAACGCCAGTGATAAGGGTGATGCCAAACACCCCAGCCCTTGTGGGCTGCGGTGCAACTGTATATGCACGTGGAAAATCTGTTGGCGATAAAGAGGCTGAAATAGCAGAAAAGCTGTTTTCTGCTGTTGGTTTCTGCGAAGAAGTTCCTGAAAATGTAATTGATCCTGTCACTGCTTTAGCTGGCTCTGGACCTGCATAT GTATACATGATGATAGAAGCTTTAGCCGATGGAGGTGTAAAAATGGGTCTGATGAGGCATACAGCGTATAAATTAGCTGCCCAGACTGTTCTTGGAGCTGCTACCATGGTGCGAGACACGAATACCCATCCAGGACAACTGAAAGATGACGTAGCTTCACCAGCAG GGTCTACCATAACGGGAATTCATTATTTAGAACAGCATGGTTTGAGATCAGCAGTAATCGGAGCAGTTGAAGCGGCAACGAAACGATGTAAAGAAGTTAGTTCATCTTCAGAAGAAAGACAGGATTAA
- the LOC114875831 gene encoding pyrroline-5-carboxylate reductase 2 isoform X2, whose product MLKIGFLGGGKMAQALAKGFIRAGLSKGDMMLASCLPNDMGSIEAFKEIGSNTVHSNGPVVDHGDVLILSVKPQVVPKVLPDLKNYRKLLLSIAMGIPLSTLEKALPQGTPVIRVMPNTPALVGCGATVYARGKSVGDKEAEIAEKLFSAVGFCEEVPENVIDPVTALAGSGPAYVYMMIEALADGGVKMGLMRHTAYKLAAQTVLGAATMVRDTNTHPGQLKDDVASPAGSTITGIHYLEQHGLRSAVIGAVEAATKRCKEVSSSSEERQD is encoded by the exons ATGTTGAAAATTGGATTTCTGGGTGGTGGAAAAATGGCCCAAGCTCTGGCCAAAGGTTTCATTCGAGCAG GATTAAGTAAAGGTGATATGATGCTGGCCAGCTGTCTTCCAAACGACATGGGTAGCATAGAAGCGTTTAAG GAAATAGGATCAAACACGGTACATTCGAATGGACCAGTCGTTGATCACGGTGATGTTCTAATTTTATCGGTAAAACCACAAGTGGTTCCGAAAGTTCTTCCAGATTTAAAAAACTATAGGAAACTTTTACTGTCTATTGCTATGGGTATTCCGCTGTCAACACTGGAGAAG GCTCTTCCGCAAGGAACGCCAGTGATAAGGGTGATGCCAAACACCCCAGCCCTTGTGGGCTGCGGTGCAACTGTATATGCACGTGGAAAATCTGTTGGCGATAAAGAGGCTGAAATAGCAGAAAAGCTGTTTTCTGCTGTTGGTTTCTGCGAAGAAGTTCCTGAAAATGTAATTGATCCTGTCACTGCTTTAGCTGGCTCTGGACCTGCATAT GTATACATGATGATAGAAGCTTTAGCCGATGGAGGTGTAAAAATGGGTCTGATGAGGCATACAGCGTATAAATTAGCTGCCCAGACTGTTCTTGGAGCTGCTACCATGGTGCGAGACACGAATACCCATCCAGGACAACTGAAAGATGACGTAGCTTCACCAGCAG GGTCTACCATAACGGGAATTCATTATTTAGAACAGCATGGTTTGAGATCAGCAGTAATCGGAGCAGTTGAAGCGGCAACGAAACGATGTAAAGAAGTTAGTTCATCTTCAGAAGAAAGACAGGATTAA